The following DNA comes from Cedecea neteri.
CTATGAGCCGTCGGGCAGGGCAAAAGAACAGCGAAAAAGTGACGCCATTACCGAATATTGAAGAGCATGTTGAGGGCTTCAGGCAGGTACGCGAAGCGCACCGTCGTGAGTTAATTGATGATTATGTTGAGCTGATTTCGGATTTGATTCATGAGGTCGGCGAAGTTCGCCAGGTGGATATGGCGGCCCGTCTTGGAGTTTCCCAGCCGACGGTTGCCAAGATGCTAAAGCGTTTAGCATCCGTTGGGCTGATTGAGCAGATTCCATGGCGTGGCGTCTTTTTAACACCGGAAGGTGAAAAACTGGCGCAGCAGAGCCGGGAACGGCACCAGATTGTTGAAAACTTCTTCCTCGCGCTGGGCATCAGCCCGGAGACCGCGCGTATTGATGCAGAAGGTGTGGAACACCATGTCAGCGAAGAGACGCTGGAGGCTTTCCGCAAATTCAGCGCTGAGCGGGGTATAGGCTAAACATGCTGCTGCGTCTTGCGCAGCCGTTCCTGCGCGATCGATTCCTGCATTTATTGTTGTTAATCGGCGTCGCCCTGAGCCTGGCGGTGCCATTCCGCCCGGCTTTATGGCCCGCCGCCATAGACTGGCACACCATTATTACCCTGGCCGGGCTGATGATGTTGACCAAAGGCGTCGAGCTGAGCGGTTATTTCGACGTGCTGGGCCGCAAGATGGTAGCGCGCTTTGCCAACGAGCGGCATCTGGCGCTGTTTATGGTTATGGCGGCGGCGTTGCTGTCTACTTTCCTGACCAACGATGTCGCGCTGTTCATCATCGTTCCGCTGACCATCACGCTGAAAAAGCTCTGCTCGGTACCGGCCAGTAAGCTGATTATTTTTGAGGCGCTGGCGGTCAACGCCGGCTCTTTGCTCACGCCTATCGGCAATCCGCAGAACATCTTGTTGTGGGGGCATTCCGGGCTCTCTTTCGGCGCGTTTACCTGGCAGATGATGCCGCTGGCGCTGGCCATGACCGTCAGCCTGCTGATCCTGGCGTGGATCTGCTTCAAACCAAAACCGCTGCGTTACCACGGCGAAGTGAATGACAGCCGCTGGCAGCCTAAGCTTGTCTGGTGCTGCCTGGCGTTTTACATCGTCTTTATTCTGGCGCTGGAGCTAAAGCTTGAGCTTTGGGGGCTGGGGCTGATTGCGCTTGGGTTCCTGGGGCTGGCGCGCAAAGTGCTGCTCAGTATCGACTGGAGCCTGCTGGTGGTATTTGTGGTGATGTTTATTGATGTGCACCTCATCACCCAGTTACCGGTACTGCAGCATTCGCTTCAGGGCGTGGCGCAGCTCCCTGCGGGCGAGTTGTTTGGCCTCGGTACTTTGCTGTCACAATTTATCAGCAATGTGCCTGCTACCATTTTATTGTTGAACTATGTACCTGCCTCGCTGTTGTTAGCTTTTGCGGTCAATATCGGCGGTTTTGGCCTGTTGCCTGGCTCGCTGGCGAACCTGATTGCCCTGCGTATGGCGAACGACCGCCGTATTTGGTGGCGCTTCCATCTCTATTCCCTCCCTATGTTGCTTTGGGCCGCGCTGGTCGGCTACGGCTTATTACTGCTTTTACGCTAGCGCCCACTCAGGCAGAAACAGGCAAGGAATGAGCAGAAATCCCCCATTCCAGAGTCGCGCGCGACGCGTATAACTGGCAGTCCGCACTCTTCCTTCCTGAAATCCTGAACATGAGGTACCGCTATGCGTTATAAAAAATTAGGAAATACCGGCCTGTTTGTTTCAGAGCTTTGCCTGGGCACCATGACTTTTGGTGGTGAAGACGGCATATGGGGCAAAATAGGCCAGCTCGCGCAAAATGATGCCGACAAGCTGGTTGCGCGCGCACTGGAAGCCGGGATTAACTTTATTGATACCGCCAATGTTTACTCCGGCGGGCGTTCGGAAATCATTACCGGCCAGGCGCTGAAAAACCTTAACGTGCCGCGCGAGAATGTGGTGGTGGCGACTAAAGCGTTTGGTGAAACCGGCACTGCCGGGCCGAACTCTCGAGGTTCATCGCGTTTTCATCTGCTGAACAGCGTCAAAGAGAGCCTGCAGCGGCTGCAACTGGACTATATCGACCTGTACCAGCTGCACGGTTTTGACCCCGCGACGCCGATAGAGGAAACGCTACGGGCGCTGGATTCGCTGGTGCAGCAAGGCCTGGTACGCTACATCGGCGTTTCCAACTGGGCGGCCTGGCAAATCATGAAGGCGCTCGGGATCTCCGAACGTCTGGGGCTGGCCCGCTTTGCCTCTTTGCAGGCTTATTACACCCTTGCCGGGCGCGATCTGGAGCGAGAGTTGGTGCCAATGATGCAAAGTGAAGGCGTCGGCCTGATGGTGTGGAGCCCGCTTGCGGGTGGGTTGCTCAGCGGCAAGTACGAGCGCGACGGTAAAGCCGAAACCGGCAGCCGTCGCCTGGAGTTTGACTTCCCGCCGGTTAACAGAGATCGCGCGTTTGACTGCGTGGATGTGATGCGTGAAATCGCCGAGGACAAAGGTGTTTCCGTGGCGCAGATTGCGCTGGCCTGGTTGCTGCATCAGCAGGCGGTGACGACGGTTATCATTGGTGCGAAGCGCATTGAGCAGCTTGAGGATAACATCGCCGCTACGGGCGTGCAGCTTAGCGCGGACGAGCTTGAAAGGCTAAATGCGGTGAGTGAG
Coding sequences within:
- the mntR gene encoding manganese-binding transcriptional regulator MntR, whose amino-acid sequence is MSRRAGQKNSEKVTPLPNIEEHVEGFRQVREAHRRELIDDYVELISDLIHEVGEVRQVDMAARLGVSQPTVAKMLKRLASVGLIEQIPWRGVFLTPEGEKLAQQSRERHQIVENFFLALGISPETARIDAEGVEHHVSEETLEAFRKFSAERGIG
- a CDS encoding SLC13 family permease, with the translated sequence MLLRLAQPFLRDRFLHLLLLIGVALSLAVPFRPALWPAAIDWHTIITLAGLMMLTKGVELSGYFDVLGRKMVARFANERHLALFMVMAAALLSTFLTNDVALFIIVPLTITLKKLCSVPASKLIIFEALAVNAGSLLTPIGNPQNILLWGHSGLSFGAFTWQMMPLALAMTVSLLILAWICFKPKPLRYHGEVNDSRWQPKLVWCCLAFYIVFILALELKLELWGLGLIALGFLGLARKVLLSIDWSLLVVFVVMFIDVHLITQLPVLQHSLQGVAQLPAGELFGLGTLLSQFISNVPATILLLNYVPASLLLAFAVNIGGFGLLPGSLANLIALRMANDRRIWWRFHLYSLPMLLWAALVGYGLLLLLR
- a CDS encoding aldo/keto reductase, whose translation is MRYKKLGNTGLFVSELCLGTMTFGGEDGIWGKIGQLAQNDADKLVARALEAGINFIDTANVYSGGRSEIITGQALKNLNVPRENVVVATKAFGETGTAGPNSRGSSRFHLLNSVKESLQRLQLDYIDLYQLHGFDPATPIEETLRALDSLVQQGLVRYIGVSNWAAWQIMKALGISERLGLARFASLQAYYTLAGRDLERELVPMMQSEGVGLMVWSPLAGGLLSGKYERDGKAETGSRRLEFDFPPVNRDRAFDCVDVMREIAEDKGVSVAQIALAWLLHQQAVTTVIIGAKRIEQLEDNIAATGVQLSADELERLNAVSELPREYPGWMLERQGEYRREQLRNQF